One stretch of Rosistilla oblonga DNA includes these proteins:
- a CDS encoding four helix bundle protein, whose protein sequence is MFGFEKLDVWQKSVDLADQVYRLTCEFPDYEKFGLANQMRRAAVSISSNIAEGSARDSKKDFARFLQIAYGSTMEVVSQLHIAQRQEFIAKEDARKLYKDCEEIARMTSGLKRSLGI, encoded by the coding sequence ATGTTCGGATTTGAGAAGCTCGACGTTTGGCAGAAATCAGTCGACTTGGCCGATCAAGTTTATCGCCTGACTTGCGAATTTCCGGACTACGAAAAGTTTGGACTGGCAAATCAGATGCGGCGAGCTGCGGTGTCAATCTCATCCAATATCGCAGAGGGAAGTGCTCGCGACTCAAAGAAGGATTTTGCGCGCTTCCTTCAGATCGCCTACGGATCCACGATGGAGGTTGTTTCTCAGCTCCATATCGCTCAAAGGCAAGAATTCATCGCGAAAGAAGATGCACGCAAACTCTACAAGGACTGCGAAGAGATCGCACGAATGACCAGCGGACTAAAACGAAGCTTGGGCATCTAA
- a CDS encoding TolC family protein: MDRQITQPTTKLAKRLLLTALIASSASGCASQRDVGVAMAPPQVAPTNSVAARAIDCQQVPSERETATIRPVGYNDGVVFAAPTLIAQAPAETDERSTGKGLQLDPPEADGELGVGELGDGSEGDKETVGKEDGNEAAAEKKEANSPSPNSPPASVDYFISTALARHPKLLAARHRVAAATYVIPQAKALPDPTFNNTFWPIQDQALETAAGRVGHQMSVNQMVPFPKKLQTKAAIASREVQIAQAEVDLIAREITESVRLAYYEVWFAGRAIAIIEETKDLVADLTDVAEARYRSGGSQQDVLRAQLETDRLDEQLISLRKQKQIAQADLATLLQQPVGLVPETVDKLDIADTPQQIESLISLAEQCNPKLRGLAWEIQRDREKQRLACLQKYPDFTVGVNWGLISDSSSVLSPVANGHDNISFNLGTTLPIWRDKIDAGIREASHRTSSTTRRLEAERDELYGKIRRLIAQADALSEQRDIYEDRIIPRTEDTLKLSIADYRGKRTDFFTLIETYRELLMFETQLARIDATLAGTIAQLDRTVGCPY, encoded by the coding sequence ATGGATCGGCAAATTACGCAGCCCACGACGAAACTCGCGAAACGCTTGCTTTTGACAGCATTGATCGCCTCATCGGCGTCTGGCTGCGCTTCGCAACGGGACGTTGGCGTCGCGATGGCACCTCCGCAAGTCGCTCCGACCAACTCGGTCGCAGCCCGCGCGATCGATTGTCAGCAAGTCCCCAGTGAACGAGAAACAGCGACCATTCGGCCCGTCGGCTACAACGATGGCGTCGTCTTCGCAGCCCCTACCCTCATCGCGCAAGCCCCCGCGGAAACTGACGAGCGCAGTACCGGAAAAGGACTGCAGCTCGACCCGCCTGAGGCAGATGGGGAGTTGGGAGTGGGGGAGTTGGGAGATGGGAGTGAAGGAGACAAGGAAACGGTAGGCAAGGAAGACGGTAATGAAGCGGCTGCGGAGAAAAAGGAAGCCAACTCCCCTTCTCCCAACTCCCCCCCTGCTTCAGTCGACTACTTCATCAGCACGGCACTCGCGCGTCACCCCAAGTTGCTTGCTGCGCGTCATCGCGTCGCCGCTGCGACCTATGTAATACCACAAGCCAAAGCCTTACCCGACCCGACGTTCAACAACACTTTCTGGCCAATCCAAGATCAGGCGTTGGAGACCGCTGCAGGGCGGGTCGGTCACCAGATGTCGGTCAACCAGATGGTTCCATTTCCGAAAAAGCTACAAACCAAAGCGGCAATTGCAAGTCGTGAAGTTCAGATCGCGCAGGCGGAGGTCGATCTGATTGCGCGCGAGATCACCGAATCGGTACGGCTCGCCTATTACGAAGTCTGGTTCGCTGGCCGAGCGATCGCGATCATCGAAGAGACGAAAGACCTCGTCGCCGATCTAACCGATGTTGCAGAGGCGAGGTATCGCAGCGGTGGATCCCAACAAGATGTTTTGCGAGCTCAACTCGAAACCGATCGCCTCGACGAACAATTGATCTCGCTTCGCAAACAAAAGCAGATTGCTCAAGCGGATCTCGCCACGCTGTTGCAACAGCCAGTGGGGCTCGTCCCCGAAACGGTAGACAAGCTCGACATCGCCGACACGCCCCAGCAGATCGAATCGCTGATCTCGCTAGCCGAACAGTGCAATCCGAAGCTGCGTGGCCTGGCTTGGGAGATCCAACGCGATCGAGAAAAGCAACGTCTGGCCTGTTTGCAGAAGTACCCCGACTTTACCGTTGGCGTGAATTGGGGATTGATCAGCGACAGCAGCAGCGTGCTCAGTCCCGTTGCCAACGGCCACGACAACATCAGTTTCAATTTAGGCACGACGCTTCCTATTTGGCGCGATAAGATCGACGCTGGGATCCGCGAAGCGTCGCATCGCACCAGCAGCACAACCCGCCGTCTGGAAGCCGAACGGGATGAGCTTTATGGCAAGATCCGTCGCTTGATCGCCCAAGCGGATGCGTTGAGTGAACAACGCGACATCTACGAAGACCGTATCATTCCTCGCACCGAGGACACCTTGAAACTGTCGATCGCCGACTACCGAGGCAAACGGACCGACTTCTTCACGCTGATCGAAACCTACCGCGAACTCCTCATGTTCGAGACCCAGCTAGCCCGCATCGACGCCACTCTGGCCGGCACGATCGCTCAGTTGGATCGCACGGTGGGCTGCCCTTATTAG
- a CDS encoding anti-sigma factor — protein MVASILLVLGFGLWYGGDSRGVKEMGGQGAMVMHGSKGHTHDGEMSAEHMAEFVSVMDDYLRQLPRDPEGAERMLQAKYDGEDVDADGAVRLVGYRPIVSGGLPEGYSLASTSVLKMPCCTCVKAVCKRSDGSTLVLFEHDDEETAWFGGRRQTMAMCGDKNCCLVDLDSSIAATWKQGSRSVTAVGVRDQDEVAKLVTWLDKS, from the coding sequence ATGGTCGCGTCGATTTTGTTGGTGCTTGGCTTTGGGCTCTGGTACGGTGGAGATAGCCGAGGAGTGAAGGAGATGGGGGGCCAGGGTGCGATGGTGATGCACGGCAGCAAAGGACATACGCACGATGGTGAAATGTCGGCTGAACACATGGCCGAATTTGTTAGTGTGATGGATGACTATTTGCGGCAACTGCCTCGCGATCCGGAAGGAGCCGAACGGATGCTGCAGGCAAAGTACGACGGTGAAGACGTCGACGCGGACGGCGCGGTGAGGTTGGTCGGTTATCGACCGATTGTTTCGGGTGGTTTGCCAGAGGGTTATTCGTTGGCATCGACGAGCGTTTTGAAAATGCCGTGTTGCACCTGTGTGAAGGCGGTTTGCAAACGGAGTGACGGTTCGACGCTGGTTCTATTTGAACACGACGACGAAGAGACGGCTTGGTTTGGCGGTCGCCGCCAGACGATGGCGATGTGTGGCGACAAAAATTGCTGCCTTGTCGATCTCGATTCCAGTATTGCGGCAACCTGGAAACAGGGTTCGCGAAGCGTCACGGCAGTAGGCGTTCGCGACCAAGACGAAGTGGCGAAGCTGGTGACCTGGTTGGACAAATCCTAA
- a CDS encoding efflux RND transporter periplasmic adaptor subunit, which translates to MNEFFKRHRGKLWVAQAVAFVLLGAFVASWFRGGVDGPNVSTTSATSNSGGTQSKPSIWTCAMHPQIRRDGPGNCPICGMALVPVRDSVDGVRTVSVSPAIKSLMNLQVSPVRRQYVTADVRMVGKVEYDETRLAHITAWVPGRLERMFVDFTGVAVKKGDHMVQIYSEALYTAQEELLAVTKRDRPQNSSRFIAPLDLAESAREKLRLLGLTTEQIQTIEQRGKSSETVTIYSPVGAVVVSKNKQEGDRVQTGDRIYTVADLSRLWVQMDAYESDLAWLRYGQNVEFSTEAYPGDVFRGQIAFIDPMLNEDTRTVKVRVNVPNDDGRLKPEMFVRAVVKSHVASGGRVMDASLAGKWISPMHPEIVKDKPGNCDICGMPLVRAESLGYVTAEPTKATKPLVVPVSAVLLTGTRAIVYVQIPDADKPTYEGREIVIGARAGDFYLVKSGLEEGDLVVTNGNFKLDSALQISAKPSMMTPQGGGGGGHNHGQMGSKGDGKSGSGGDMERGSAATLPDSLAPPLQNAFQELVKRFKAIREKVETANLAEIRAGYDQLGKAVEVVPADLIGPQMRPQWFEVAMLLRNDVTEGREVNSMRDADRVFALTRQHVDQMKAQFPLPMSHDEMQMPAMANMDAPPEVTEQLSGFITPYLKLSTALAADDLDAAKQAVEPLHQRLAGLPQIVSDAKAVEIWSKEKRDLSEIVASLQDANNLAALRSGFALLSEQMLSLERMFGLPTDQTLYELHCPMAFEGRGASWLQSDDAVRNPYYGASMLRCADRVESLGSRVESK; encoded by the coding sequence ATGAACGAATTCTTCAAACGCCACCGCGGAAAACTCTGGGTTGCTCAAGCGGTGGCGTTTGTGCTGCTCGGTGCCTTCGTTGCATCGTGGTTTCGTGGCGGGGTGGACGGGCCGAATGTCTCAACGACTTCTGCGACGTCGAATTCCGGTGGGACGCAAAGTAAGCCGTCGATTTGGACTTGCGCGATGCACCCGCAAATACGTCGCGATGGTCCGGGCAATTGTCCGATTTGCGGCATGGCCTTGGTGCCGGTCAGGGATTCGGTCGATGGAGTTCGCACGGTTTCGGTCAGCCCCGCGATCAAGAGCCTGATGAACCTGCAAGTCAGCCCGGTGCGTCGCCAATACGTGACTGCCGACGTTCGCATGGTTGGCAAGGTCGAATACGATGAAACACGTCTTGCTCACATCACCGCTTGGGTCCCCGGTCGATTGGAACGCATGTTCGTCGACTTCACTGGCGTCGCGGTGAAGAAGGGAGACCACATGGTGCAAATCTACAGCGAGGCACTCTACACCGCACAGGAGGAACTGTTGGCGGTTACCAAACGTGATCGCCCGCAGAATTCTTCGCGGTTCATCGCCCCCCTGGACCTTGCTGAGTCCGCTCGCGAGAAACTGCGTTTGCTCGGTTTAACGACGGAGCAGATTCAAACGATCGAACAACGCGGCAAGTCATCCGAAACCGTGACGATCTACTCGCCCGTCGGCGCCGTGGTGGTTTCGAAGAACAAGCAAGAAGGTGACCGCGTTCAAACGGGCGATCGAATCTACACCGTCGCGGATTTGAGTCGTTTGTGGGTCCAGATGGATGCCTACGAATCGGACTTGGCTTGGTTGCGCTACGGGCAAAATGTCGAGTTTTCGACGGAAGCGTATCCGGGGGATGTGTTCCGTGGCCAAATCGCGTTCATCGACCCGATGTTAAACGAGGATACGCGAACGGTGAAGGTACGAGTCAACGTACCGAACGACGATGGTCGCTTAAAACCTGAGATGTTTGTGCGGGCGGTCGTCAAAAGCCACGTCGCGTCGGGGGGACGAGTGATGGATGCATCGCTTGCTGGCAAGTGGATCAGTCCGATGCATCCAGAGATCGTGAAGGACAAGCCAGGCAACTGTGATATCTGTGGCATGCCGCTAGTTCGCGCGGAATCGCTGGGATACGTCACCGCGGAACCAACCAAGGCGACGAAGCCGTTGGTTGTCCCCGTCTCGGCGGTGTTGCTGACTGGCACGCGAGCGATTGTGTACGTGCAGATTCCCGATGCAGATAAGCCGACTTATGAAGGTCGCGAGATCGTGATCGGTGCGCGAGCGGGGGACTTCTATCTTGTGAAGTCCGGACTCGAAGAAGGCGATCTTGTCGTGACCAACGGCAACTTCAAACTCGATAGTGCGCTGCAAATTTCTGCGAAGCCCTCGATGATGACGCCGCAAGGTGGCGGCGGGGGAGGACACAATCACGGTCAGATGGGAAGCAAGGGAGACGGGAAGTCTGGGAGTGGGGGAGATATGGAACGTGGTTCCGCTGCCACACTTCCAGACTCCCTCGCTCCCCCTCTTCAAAACGCGTTCCAGGAACTCGTGAAGCGTTTTAAAGCGATTCGAGAAAAAGTCGAAACGGCGAACCTCGCAGAGATTCGCGCGGGCTACGACCAACTGGGGAAAGCTGTCGAGGTGGTGCCGGCAGATTTGATCGGTCCGCAAATGCGACCGCAATGGTTCGAGGTCGCGATGCTGCTTCGCAACGACGTTACCGAAGGGCGCGAGGTCAATTCCATGCGTGACGCCGATCGTGTGTTCGCGTTGACTCGTCAGCACGTCGATCAGATGAAAGCTCAGTTTCCGTTGCCGATGTCGCACGACGAAATGCAGATGCCAGCGATGGCGAACATGGATGCTCCGCCGGAGGTTACGGAACAACTCAGCGGCTTCATTACTCCCTATTTGAAGCTTAGCACTGCTCTCGCTGCCGACGATTTGGACGCTGCGAAACAGGCTGTCGAGCCGTTGCATCAGCGATTGGCCGGCTTGCCGCAGATCGTTTCCGACGCCAAAGCGGTCGAAATATGGAGCAAAGAGAAACGCGACTTGTCCGAGATCGTTGCAAGCTTGCAGGATGCGAACAATCTCGCCGCTTTGCGTAGCGGGTTCGCTTTACTGTCCGAGCAGATGTTGAGTCTCGAGCGAATGTTCGGACTGCCGACCGACCAAACACTTTATGAGCTTCATTGTCCGATGGCCTTCGAGGGCCGCGGTGCATCGTGGCTTCAATCCGATGACGCGGTTCGCAATCCGTACTACGGCGCGTCGATGCTCCGCTGTGCGGATCGAGTCGAGAGTTTAGGGTCGAGAGTTGAGAGCAAATAG
- a CDS encoding RNA polymerase sigma factor, which yields MTTICGMQHRNERSEDEPIDGETVNAGAAGDRAALRSIYETTSDRVFRLMVRMVGPQDADDLTQQTFVRAFTRLAQFSGQSKFETWLYRLATNEALQHLRREKHRRTKQLIVEPTMLATDHVEQDERIAMLRQALDQLDPELRAIFTLKEESGLSYQEIAQALGIPEGTVGSRLNRARRELRKLLE from the coding sequence ATGACTACAATTTGCGGAATGCAGCATCGGAATGAACGCAGCGAAGATGAACCAATTGACGGCGAAACGGTAAATGCCGGTGCGGCCGGGGATCGCGCTGCGCTACGAAGCATCTACGAAACAACATCGGATCGCGTCTTCCGTTTGATGGTTCGGATGGTCGGCCCACAGGACGCCGATGACCTGACGCAACAAACTTTTGTCCGAGCGTTCACGCGGCTCGCCCAGTTCAGCGGCCAATCGAAGTTCGAGACCTGGCTATACCGACTAGCGACGAATGAAGCTTTGCAGCATCTGCGACGCGAGAAGCATCGCCGGACGAAGCAGTTGATCGTTGAGCCAACGATGCTGGCAACCGACCACGTCGAGCAAGACGAACGAATCGCGATGCTCCGCCAGGCCCTCGACCAACTCGATCCCGAGCTGCGAGCGATCTTCACGCTCAAAGAAGAGAGCGGGTTGTCGTACCAAGAGATTGCCCAGGCCCTTGGCATCCCCGAAGGGACCGTCGGTTCGCGGCTGAACCGGGCGCGCCGGGAACTGCGGAAGCTTTTGGAGTAG
- a CDS encoding class I SAM-dependent methyltransferase, translating into MPTTALLKRVFSKRPTSTLQSALSVYDDYLFDKRYRLETRSEVAINDLDISQEDKQHADKYKPTRSRYFRKIMEKVDLSREGVFVDVGCGKGRVLLLAAEHGFSQVLGLEISPALCRLAKQNVQAFGKVCPNAESIKVICTNILDYQLDGSETVFFLYSPFDYSVTDRFLQMLRRSLEEHPRDLCLIIDEFRFPELLANDDYFQQTLTYKYGAAVFHVYSHVS; encoded by the coding sequence ATGCCAACGACTGCACTTCTGAAACGGGTTTTCTCAAAGCGACCAACAAGCACGCTTCAAAGCGCCTTGAGCGTCTACGACGACTACCTGTTCGATAAACGATATCGACTGGAGACTCGATCCGAGGTCGCGATCAACGACCTCGATATCAGTCAAGAAGACAAGCAGCACGCCGACAAATACAAACCGACGCGATCGAGATACTTTCGCAAGATCATGGAGAAGGTCGACCTCTCACGCGAGGGAGTGTTCGTTGATGTTGGCTGCGGCAAAGGCCGTGTTCTGTTGCTCGCCGCAGAGCATGGGTTCTCGCAAGTCCTTGGCTTGGAAATCTCGCCCGCGTTATGTCGGCTCGCGAAGCAAAACGTGCAGGCCTTCGGGAAGGTCTGTCCCAACGCCGAATCGATCAAAGTCATCTGCACCAATATTCTCGACTACCAGTTGGACGGAAGCGAAACCGTCTTCTTTCTGTATTCACCCTTCGACTACTCGGTGACCGATCGCTTCCTCCAGATGTTACGCCGGTCGCTCGAGGAACACCCAAGAGATCTCTGCCTGATCATCGACGAATTCCGCTTTCCCGAATTGCTGGCCAACGACGATTATTTTCAACAAACGCTAACCTACAAGTACGGGGCAGCCGTATTTCATGTGTATTCCCACGTCAGTTGA
- a CDS encoding efflux RND transporter permease subunit, giving the protein MPNSQPSTLDSQLDAAKRSPLGRLIWFCMTNKLVILLLVIATLGWGVMVAPFDWDTGAFPRDPVPVDAIPDIGENQQIVFTQWMGRSPQDVEDQIGYPLTVALLGIPEVKTIRSYSMFGFSSIYIIFGEDADFYWSRTRVLEKLNSLPAGTLPESVQPTLGPDATALGQIYLYTLEGQDPDGNPTGGWDLRELRTIQDYYVRYALTSAEGISEVASIGGFVQEYQIDVDPDAMRAAGVTLANVFESIRMTNVDVGARTIELNKAEYVIRGLGFIESIEDIEKTVVKVTDNVPITVADVGNVSLGPAQRRGALDKAGAEAVGGIAVVRYGYNPLAAIKNIKQRIKEVSPGLPSKVLVDYTKTSADEVEDWVESLGLRVESDEDIISSLSQPSTLNSQLVTHLRGLPREQWPAWITTSQVAVVPFYDRTGLIYETLGTLNTALFEEILVTIIVILVMVIHLRSSFLISALLPLAVLMCFIAMKTFGVDANIVALSGIAIAIGTMVDMGIIVTENILKYLDESRELRGGSEAEVEGRGLRVESDKSRTLNSSLSTLDSQPSTLNLIFRASHEVAGAVLTAVTTTVVSFLPVFTMIGAEGKLFRPLAFTKTFALAASVIVALTIIPPAAHVLMGGRIESKSLRRGAWFALLILGIAASIMLTWWVGAILIGLSAYKLFEERIPLRFERYGPYAASALAALVVGVLLTQEWLPLGPQKGLLLNLLFVGGLIGGILGFFTLFQRFLYEPILRWCLDHKLAFLMLPTAILLFGGSAWLGFDKVFGFIPKTLAVAGVSESTVRQSGPWVAATNTLPGLGKEFMPPLDEGSFLYMPTTMPHASIGEAMDVLQLQNQLLVSIPEVESVVGKIGRADTPLDPAPVSMIETYITYKSEYKTDKDGHRLNFRFDNATEDFVRGEAGDLIPDAGGRPFRQWRDEIRKSDDIWQAITTAAQIPGTTSAPKLQPIAARIVMLQSGMRAPMGMKVKGPDLETIERVALELESLLKQIPTVQSSAVIADRIVGKPYLEIDIDRDAIKRYGLHIRSVQDVIEVAIGGRQITTTVEGRERFPVRVRYARELRDDLESLERILVPTPSGAQIPLGQLADIRYTRGPQVIKSEDTFLLGYVLFDKKPGEAEVDVVEHAQAFLQAKIESGEFTLPAGVTYTFAGNYENQIRSQKTLAIVLPLALGIIFLILYLQFKSAITTSLVFSGILIAWAGGFIMLWLYGTTWFLDFSIFRTDMRDLFQVKTINLSVAVWVGFLALFGIASDDGVVIASYLDESFRKDRIENAQQAREATVTAGMRRVRPCLMTTATTLLALIPVLTSTGRGSDIMVPMAIPSFGGMTIEIMTMLVVPVLYCSAMEWKLRLGIKDERFAENA; this is encoded by the coding sequence ATGCCCAACTCTCAACCCTCGACCCTCGACTCTCAACTAGACGCGGCGAAGCGAAGTCCGCTTGGCCGGCTGATCTGGTTCTGCATGACCAACAAGCTGGTCATCTTGTTGCTGGTCATTGCGACGCTTGGTTGGGGCGTTATGGTCGCTCCATTCGATTGGGACACCGGAGCATTTCCCCGCGATCCGGTCCCCGTCGATGCGATTCCTGACATCGGGGAGAACCAGCAGATCGTTTTCACGCAGTGGATGGGGCGCAGCCCGCAGGATGTGGAGGATCAGATCGGTTATCCCCTGACGGTCGCTCTGCTGGGAATCCCAGAAGTCAAGACGATCCGCAGTTATTCGATGTTCGGCTTCTCGTCGATCTACATCATCTTTGGGGAAGACGCTGACTTCTATTGGTCGCGAACGCGAGTGCTGGAAAAGCTCAACAGCCTTCCCGCTGGAACACTGCCGGAAAGTGTTCAACCAACGCTGGGCCCCGACGCGACGGCACTTGGCCAGATTTATCTCTACACGCTCGAAGGTCAGGATCCCGATGGCAATCCAACAGGTGGTTGGGATCTGCGCGAACTGCGAACGATCCAGGACTATTACGTTCGCTACGCGTTGACTTCGGCCGAAGGGATCAGTGAAGTTGCGTCGATCGGTGGCTTCGTTCAGGAATACCAAATCGACGTCGACCCCGACGCGATGAGGGCCGCGGGTGTGACGCTAGCCAATGTGTTCGAATCGATTCGGATGACAAACGTCGATGTCGGTGCTCGGACGATCGAACTGAACAAGGCTGAATATGTCATCCGCGGTCTCGGTTTCATCGAAAGCATCGAAGACATCGAAAAGACAGTCGTGAAGGTGACCGATAACGTGCCGATCACGGTGGCCGACGTTGGGAACGTGTCGCTTGGTCCGGCGCAGCGGCGTGGTGCGTTGGACAAAGCCGGTGCCGAAGCGGTCGGCGGCATCGCGGTCGTGCGTTATGGGTACAACCCTTTGGCGGCAATCAAGAACATCAAGCAACGCATCAAAGAGGTTTCGCCCGGTTTGCCATCGAAGGTACTCGTCGACTACACAAAGACGTCGGCCGATGAGGTGGAAGATTGGGTCGAGAGTTTAGGGTTGAGAGTGGAGAGCGACGAAGACATCATTTCTTCTCTCTCTCAACCCTCGACTCTCAACAGTCAACTCGTTACCCATCTTCGTGGCTTGCCACGAGAACAGTGGCCAGCATGGATCACGACCAGTCAAGTTGCGGTTGTACCATTCTACGATCGGACTGGATTGATCTACGAGACACTGGGCACGCTGAACACGGCGCTCTTCGAAGAAATCCTCGTCACGATCATCGTAATCCTGGTGATGGTCATCCATTTACGCAGCTCGTTCCTGATTAGCGCATTGCTACCGCTGGCCGTGCTGATGTGCTTCATCGCGATGAAGACGTTCGGTGTGGATGCCAATATCGTCGCTCTGTCAGGTATCGCGATTGCGATCGGGACGATGGTCGATATGGGGATCATTGTTACTGAGAATATTCTCAAGTATTTGGATGAGAGTCGAGAGTTGAGAGGTGGGAGCGAGGCTGAAGTTGAGGGTCGAGGATTGAGAGTCGAGAGCGACAAGTCAAGAACGCTCAACTCTTCACTCTCAACCCTCGACTCCCAACCCTCAACCCTCAACCTGATCTTTCGTGCCTCGCACGAGGTGGCCGGTGCGGTGCTGACCGCTGTGACAACGACCGTGGTCAGTTTCCTGCCGGTCTTCACGATGATCGGTGCGGAAGGCAAGCTATTTCGGCCGCTCGCGTTCACCAAAACGTTTGCACTTGCAGCGTCCGTCATCGTGGCGTTGACCATCATCCCGCCAGCCGCCCACGTCCTGATGGGGGGACGGATTGAATCAAAGAGCCTGCGTCGTGGAGCTTGGTTCGCGTTGCTGATTCTGGGCATCGCCGCGTCGATCATGTTGACGTGGTGGGTAGGAGCGATCCTTATCGGCCTGTCCGCTTACAAATTATTTGAAGAACGCATTCCGCTGCGATTCGAACGCTATGGACCCTACGCGGCAAGCGCTCTCGCGGCGTTGGTCGTCGGCGTGTTGTTGACTCAAGAATGGTTGCCGCTGGGACCGCAGAAAGGTTTGCTGTTGAATCTTTTGTTCGTTGGTGGATTGATCGGTGGCATCCTCGGGTTCTTCACCCTCTTTCAACGATTCCTGTACGAACCGATCCTGCGTTGGTGCCTGGATCACAAGCTTGCGTTTCTGATGCTGCCAACCGCGATCCTGCTGTTCGGCGGATCGGCGTGGCTGGGATTCGACAAAGTGTTCGGGTTCATCCCCAAAACGCTCGCCGTAGCTGGCGTGTCCGAATCGACAGTTCGGCAATCCGGACCGTGGGTGGCTGCAACGAATACGCTGCCGGGACTTGGCAAAGAGTTCATGCCGCCGCTCGATGAAGGGTCGTTCCTTTACATGCCAACAACGATGCCGCACGCTTCGATCGGCGAAGCGATGGACGTGTTGCAGTTACAGAATCAACTGTTAGTCTCGATTCCCGAAGTCGAATCGGTCGTCGGCAAGATCGGTCGCGCCGACACCCCGCTCGATCCGGCTCCCGTTTCGATGATCGAAACCTACATCACGTACAAGTCGGAATACAAAACCGATAAAGATGGGCATCGGCTGAACTTTCGTTTCGACAACGCAACCGAAGATTTCGTCCGCGGCGAAGCGGGTGACCTGATCCCCGATGCCGGCGGCCGACCGTTTCGACAATGGCGTGATGAGATTCGCAAGTCGGATGACATTTGGCAAGCGATCACGACGGCGGCCCAGATTCCTGGCACGACATCGGCCCCCAAGCTGCAACCGATCGCGGCGCGGATCGTGATGCTGCAAAGCGGTATGCGTGCGCCAATGGGAATGAAGGTCAAAGGCCCGGACCTGGAAACGATCGAACGGGTTGCCTTGGAATTGGAATCGCTGCTGAAACAGATTCCCACCGTTCAATCGTCCGCTGTCATCGCCGACCGAATCGTCGGCAAGCCGTATTTGGAAATCGACATCGACCGCGATGCGATCAAGCGGTACGGATTGCATATCCGCAGCGTTCAGGACGTGATCGAAGTCGCGATCGGCGGCCGGCAAATCACAACAACCGTTGAGGGCCGCGAACGGTTTCCTGTCCGCGTGCGTTATGCTCGCGAGTTGCGCGACGACCTCGAATCGCTCGAGCGGATATTGGTCCCAACGCCATCGGGTGCCCAGATTCCGCTCGGCCAACTCGCCGACATCCGCTACACGCGCGGCCCACAAGTCATCAAGAGCGAAGACACGTTCTTGCTCGGTTACGTTCTGTTTGACAAGAAACCCGGTGAAGCGGAGGTCGATGTCGTCGAGCACGCTCAAGCGTTCCTGCAAGCCAAGATCGAATCCGGCGAGTTCACGTTGCCGGCAGGCGTGACGTACACCTTCGCTGGCAACTATGAAAACCAAATTCGATCCCAGAAGACTTTGGCGATCGTGCTGCCACTGGCCCTCGGGATCATCTTCTTGATCCTGTACTTGCAGTTCAAATCGGCGATCACGACATCGCTGGTTTTCAGTGGCATCCTGATCGCGTGGGCCGGGGGCTTCATCATGCTGTGGTTATACGGCACCACATGGTTCCTGGACTTCAGCATTTTCCGAACCGACATGCGTGATTTGTTCCAAGTCAAGACGATCAATCTCAGCGTCGCCGTTTGGGTCGGCTTCCTCGCCCTGTTTGGCATCGCCAGCGACGACGGTGTGGTGATCGCATCGTACCTGGACGAGAGTTTCCGGAAGGATCGCATCGAAAACGCTCAGCAAGCTCGCGAAGCCACGGTCACCGCCGGCATGCGCCGCGTTCGACCCTGCTTGATGACTACCGCGACCACGCTGCTCGCCCTGATCCCCGTGCTCACGTCAACCGGCCGCGGTAGCGACATCATGGTTCCGATGGCGATCCCCAGCTTTGGCGGCATGACGATCGAGATCATGACGATGCTGGTCGTCCCGGTGCTGTACTGCAGCGCGATGGAGTGGAAGTTGCGGCTGGGCATTAAGGATGAGCGGTTCGCCGAGAACGCTTGA